In one window of Bifidobacterium crudilactis DNA:
- a CDS encoding RNA degradosome polyphosphate kinase — MVQIFDAPSKAVLRSQIAEHIAETDKLDRRADGSGADATPLPEDRFFDREISWLKFNKRVLELAEDETQPMLERANFAAIFASNLDEFFMVRVAGLKRRIDSGIAVTAASGLSPRQQLRAISDHAHKLQDEHAHYVNEHILPELAKEHIVLLRWNQLNATEQERLSRIFRRQVFPVLTPLAVDPAHPFPYISGNSLNLAVIVENPASGKSHFARIKIPDNMPRLVAVEDLTDEEGREERYGFITMENLLIAHLEALFPGMIIKEARSFRVTRNEDIDVEEDDAENLLNAMEKELLRRRFGPPIRLEISDTTSPFLSQLLADKLGVNEDEVYRLPAPLDFTVLFELQSIDRADLKYQPFIPATNRQIAEVESSRAQDIFAAIRERDVLLHHPYDSFSTSVQAFLAQAAADPKVLAIKQTLYRTSGNSPIIDALVDAAHAGKQVLALVEIKARFDEEANIAWARKLERAGVHVVYGIVGLKTHCKLSLVIRQEQEGLRRYCHVGTGNYNPKTARIYTDLGLLTCDPVVGQDLTRLFNQLSGYAPKSSFHRLLVAPRTVRTGLIQRIQREEAAARQGKDAWIKIKVNSLVDEKTIDALYRASQAGVNIDIVERGICALKPGVPGLSDTIRVRSILGRFLEHSRIFAFANAEGPQIGEGPISGPEVWIGSADLMHRNLDRRVEALVRITAPDEVDELIKYVDLQMADTTSSWHMQGDGSYIRHSHDEQGQPLIDCQEYLIKKHTRGPQLPR, encoded by the coding sequence ATGGTTCAGATTTTTGATGCTCCGTCAAAGGCGGTTCTGCGCAGCCAGATCGCAGAGCATATTGCGGAAACCGACAAGCTTGACCGTCGCGCGGACGGCTCCGGGGCGGATGCGACCCCCTTGCCCGAAGACCGTTTCTTCGACAGAGAGATCAGCTGGCTGAAGTTCAACAAGCGCGTGCTAGAACTCGCCGAAGATGAGACCCAGCCGATGCTTGAACGCGCGAATTTCGCCGCCATCTTCGCCAGCAATCTCGATGAATTCTTCATGGTCCGCGTCGCAGGCCTCAAACGCCGTATCGACAGCGGCATAGCGGTGACGGCCGCCAGCGGCCTCAGCCCAAGGCAGCAGTTGCGCGCGATTTCCGATCACGCCCACAAGCTTCAGGACGAACACGCACATTATGTGAACGAGCACATCCTTCCCGAACTGGCGAAAGAGCACATCGTGCTGCTGCGATGGAACCAGCTCAATGCCACCGAGCAGGAGCGGCTCTCACGTATATTCCGCCGTCAGGTCTTCCCCGTTCTCACGCCCCTGGCCGTCGACCCTGCCCACCCATTCCCGTACATCTCCGGAAACTCGCTGAACCTCGCCGTCATAGTGGAGAATCCCGCTTCGGGCAAGTCACACTTCGCGCGCATCAAGATTCCGGACAACATGCCTCGACTGGTCGCCGTCGAAGATTTGACGGATGAGGAGGGACGTGAGGAACGCTACGGCTTCATCACCATGGAGAACCTGCTGATAGCGCATCTCGAAGCCCTGTTCCCCGGCATGATCATCAAGGAGGCACGCTCCTTCCGCGTCACGCGCAACGAGGATATAGACGTCGAGGAAGATGACGCGGAGAATCTGCTGAACGCGATGGAGAAGGAACTGCTCCGTCGCCGCTTCGGACCTCCTATCAGACTCGAGATCTCCGACACCACATCGCCCTTCCTCTCCCAGCTCCTGGCCGACAAGCTCGGCGTCAACGAGGACGAAGTGTATCGTCTGCCCGCGCCTCTGGACTTCACCGTGCTCTTCGAATTGCAGTCCATAGACCGCGCCGATCTCAAGTACCAACCCTTCATTCCCGCGACGAACAGACAAATCGCCGAAGTCGAATCCAGCAGGGCCCAGGATATCTTCGCGGCGATTCGCGAACGCGACGTGCTGCTGCATCACCCCTACGATTCCTTCTCCACATCGGTCCAGGCCTTCCTCGCGCAGGCCGCCGCCGACCCGAAGGTGCTTGCCATCAAGCAGACCCTCTATCGCACATCCGGCAACTCGCCGATTATCGACGCCCTGGTGGATGCCGCACATGCAGGCAAACAGGTGCTGGCATTGGTGGAGATCAAGGCCCGCTTCGATGAAGAGGCCAACATCGCTTGGGCACGCAAGCTGGAACGGGCCGGAGTGCATGTGGTGTACGGCATCGTGGGCTTGAAGACCCACTGCAAGCTCTCCCTGGTCATCAGGCAGGAGCAGGAGGGGTTGCGCCGGTATTGTCACGTCGGAACGGGAAATTACAATCCCAAGACCGCCCGTATCTACACCGACCTCGGACTGCTGACGTGCGACCCTGTTGTCGGGCAGGATCTCACCAGGCTCTTCAACCAGTTGTCAGGCTACGCGCCCAAGTCCAGCTTCCATAGGCTGCTGGTCGCGCCTCGCACCGTGCGCACGGGACTTATCCAGCGTATCCAGCGCGAAGAGGCCGCAGCACGTCAGGGCAAGGATGCGTGGATAAAAATCAAGGTCAACTCCCTCGTCGACGAGAAGACGATTGACGCCTTGTACCGTGCGAGCCAGGCAGGCGTGAACATCGACATCGTCGAGCGCGGAATATGTGCGCTCAAACCCGGAGTCCCCGGTCTCAGCGACACGATACGAGTTCGTTCGATCCTCGGTCGATTCCTCGAGCACAGCCGTATCTTCGCCTTCGCCAACGCGGAAGGGCCACAGATCGGCGAAGGGCCGATTTCTGGCCCCGAGGTGTGGATAGGCTCTGCTGATCTCATGCACCGTAACCTCGACAGACGCGTCGAGGCGCTGGTGCGCATCACCGCTCCCGATGAGGTCGACGAGCTCATCAAATATGTGGACTTGCAGATGGCCGACACCACCAGTTCCTGGCATATGCAGGGAGACGGATCGTATATCCGCCACTCGCACGACGAGCAGGGACAGCCGCTCATCGATTGCCAGGAGTATCTGATCAAGAAACACACACGCGGACCTCAGCTTCCCCGCTGA
- a CDS encoding CpaF family protein, with protein sequence MSEESEEDDLIFGPLDEFAHDPKVSDIAVTEQGRVWVDSGDGMKERFARLSFHSPRVVREFAVQLCSQLGHRLDDACPIADVSTPGGIRINAVIAPLVPHGAVISIRFPNRMTPRLDHLAREGMMPEIWASTLKSLVRRRASLLVTGATAAGKTTLLRALLAECDDNDRIITVEETRELGQLPMPNHVSLATRAANVEGAGAIGLEELMRATLRMRPDRVILGECRGAEVVHLLRALNAGHRGGMATIHANGVPGTPARLVSLGLLAGLDAKAMTYLLEGAFDVLIHVHRVSGVRRIAQIGCLHQGDGGQLSGRVLSVWDGGTGVLGGDAWCRFLERWNPEWLSSAPRAGRGWS encoded by the coding sequence ATGTCTGAAGAAAGCGAAGAGGACGACCTGATTTTCGGCCCTCTCGATGAGTTCGCACACGATCCGAAGGTCAGCGACATTGCGGTCACCGAACAGGGTCGGGTGTGGGTCGACTCCGGTGACGGCATGAAGGAACGCTTCGCGCGTCTCAGCTTTCATTCGCCAAGGGTCGTGCGTGAATTCGCCGTTCAGCTCTGCTCGCAATTGGGTCACAGGCTGGACGACGCCTGCCCGATAGCCGATGTCTCGACACCCGGAGGCATACGAATCAATGCCGTGATTGCTCCGCTGGTTCCCCACGGTGCGGTGATTTCCATACGATTCCCCAATCGAATGACTCCGCGACTTGACCACCTGGCACGTGAGGGCATGATGCCGGAAATCTGGGCATCCACACTCAAGTCCCTGGTGCGCAGAAGGGCATCGCTGCTGGTAACGGGTGCCACGGCAGCCGGTAAGACCACGCTGCTCAGGGCCTTGCTCGCGGAGTGCGACGACAATGATCGAATCATCACGGTTGAAGAGACCCGGGAACTCGGTCAACTGCCCATGCCTAATCACGTGTCATTGGCCACCCGTGCCGCGAACGTCGAGGGAGCAGGTGCCATCGGGCTGGAGGAGTTGATGCGAGCGACCTTGAGAATGCGACCGGACCGTGTGATTCTGGGCGAATGCAGGGGCGCCGAAGTCGTGCATCTTCTGAGGGCCTTGAATGCCGGGCATCGTGGTGGTATGGCCACGATCCACGCCAACGGTGTTCCGGGGACTCCGGCGAGGCTGGTGTCCCTGGGGCTGCTCGCAGGGCTTGATGCGAAGGCGATGACCTACCTGCTTGAAGGGGCGTTCGATGTGCTCATCCATGTGCACCGCGTATCCGGGGTGCGGCGGATAGCCCAGATAGGGTGTCTGCATCAAGGAGACGGCGGCCAGCTGTCAGGCAGGGTGCTGTCGGTATGGGATGGCGGCACCGGGGTGCTCGGGGGTGATGCATGGTGCCGTTTTCTTGAGCGGTGGAATCCCGAATGGCTTTCCTCAGCACCACGCGCGGGGAGAGGATGGTCATGA
- a CDS encoding pilus assembly protein: MTVESAAANLAICLSALLILWPSNAAPGSGRLRRSMRPNPRGSFGPGTISTLASLSSMLRCGMGIVESAELLATRPFATKVLSLERSYALLWRCRSESESPAQVQEIALALTAAYRLSEELGCEAARSVDAAAMAYRRSRNVDELRSKAFSMPKATVRLLSILPFAAIAVGELIGIPVLSFLLTKRLGMLCLVLGCCSYVLGVLWMRALLRHGFADGSVHGGESGGYAWETS, encoded by the coding sequence ATGACCGTTGAAAGCGCCGCGGCGAATCTCGCCATATGCCTGAGTGCGCTGCTGATTCTATGGCCGAGCAACGCTGCACCGGGTAGCGGACGTCTGCGAAGAAGCATGCGACCAAACCCCCGTGGAAGCTTCGGCCCGGGAACGATATCCACCCTTGCCTCACTCAGCTCCATGCTGCGCTGCGGAATGGGCATCGTGGAAAGTGCGGAGCTCCTGGCGACAAGGCCGTTCGCGACGAAAGTGCTGAGCCTGGAGCGCAGCTATGCTCTGCTGTGGAGATGCAGAAGCGAAAGCGAAAGCCCTGCGCAGGTCCAAGAGATTGCCCTGGCTCTGACCGCAGCGTACCGGCTCAGTGAGGAATTGGGGTGCGAGGCCGCGAGAAGCGTTGACGCCGCAGCCATGGCCTACAGACGTTCCAGAAACGTGGACGAGCTGAGAAGCAAGGCGTTTTCCATGCCAAAAGCCACCGTGAGGCTGTTGTCGATTCTGCCTTTTGCCGCCATCGCCGTAGGGGAGCTCATCGGTATCCCAGTGCTTTCCTTTCTCCTCACCAAGAGACTCGGCATGTTGTGTCTCGTGCTGGGATGCTGCAGTTACGTCCTGGGAGTGCTATGGATGCGTGCCCTGCTCCGGCACGGCTTCGCCGACGGTTCCGTGCACGGCGGGGAATCGGGAGGATACGCATGGGAGACGTCCTGA
- a CDS encoding type II secretion system F family protein, protein MGDVLMPLAIVGLILLAGPRNDRIAPFRRMNASASLHIPLILELLAVALRQGSSITRALDTVAQVVDVGLGTAVGKVTASLHQGVAWSESWALVCDDGSYVGQACIVLRDTLEASWRLGASPLPRIEAVISQLDGEQRTRVESQAARLSIRLLLPTALCFLPAFVLLGVIPCISAFAQGLFA, encoded by the coding sequence ATGGGAGACGTCCTGATGCCACTGGCCATTGTCGGACTGATATTGCTCGCCGGGCCCCGAAATGACAGAATCGCGCCCTTCAGAAGGATGAATGCGAGTGCGAGCTTGCACATCCCGCTGATTCTTGAACTGCTTGCGGTCGCCCTCCGGCAAGGCTCATCGATTACCCGTGCTCTGGATACGGTCGCTCAGGTGGTGGATGTCGGTCTCGGTACGGCGGTGGGGAAGGTGACCGCGTCATTGCACCAGGGGGTCGCATGGTCCGAATCGTGGGCCCTGGTCTGTGACGACGGCAGCTACGTGGGGCAGGCGTGCATCGTACTGAGAGATACCTTGGAAGCCTCATGGCGTCTGGGAGCGTCCCCTTTGCCCCGCATAGAAGCGGTGATATCCCAATTGGACGGAGAACAGCGCACGCGTGTGGAATCTCAAGCGGCGCGGCTGTCGATCAGACTGCTGCTCCCAACCGCATTATGCTTTCTGCCGGCATTCGTGCTGCTCGGTGTGATTCCCTGCATCTCCGCCTTCGCACAAGGACTGTTCGCGTAA
- a CDS encoding DUF4244 domain-containing protein, which produces MQYDNLMKKTDPECTVGDDGSCGTCITNLPQRLGKGITKRCCLLDARIRTVTSEPEAGMATAEYAVVLIAATGFAGILVAILKSGDVRELLMNIVKQALNIG; this is translated from the coding sequence ATGCAATACGACAATCTCATGAAGAAGACCGACCCGGAGTGCACTGTCGGGGATGACGGGAGCTGCGGCACCTGTATCACGAACCTCCCGCAGCGTCTTGGCAAGGGCATAACGAAGCGGTGCTGTCTGTTGGACGCCCGCATACGTACGGTGACGTCCGAACCCGAAGCGGGGATGGCGACCGCGGAATATGCCGTGGTGCTTATCGCCGCCACCGGTTTCGCGGGTATTCTCGTGGCGATTCTCAAGTCGGGCGATGTGAGAGAGCTGTTGATGAACATCGTCAAACAAGCCCTCAACATCGGGTGA
- a CDS encoding TadE family protein gives MSNSSKPGVPADRGSVTAEFAMVLPAVMALAMTLLALTSAVTARIDCQDAASAAAREMLTSGDVQRSEQVARVAGGNGTEVWMHREDMYIVVTTQCPILPDVLGALPLHVNGKAAGTLAAAAEPDASAEPVVSIGCPGNEEWTVSATDWPPADTEGEVET, from the coding sequence ATGAGCAATTCGTCAAAGCCGGGCGTTCCGGCAGACAGAGGCAGCGTGACCGCGGAGTTCGCCATGGTATTGCCTGCCGTCATGGCTCTGGCCATGACGTTGCTGGCGCTGACGAGCGCGGTCACCGCTCGCATCGACTGTCAGGACGCCGCCAGCGCCGCGGCGAGGGAGATGCTGACTTCCGGAGATGTGCAGCGCTCGGAGCAGGTCGCGCGGGTGGCGGGTGGAAACGGCACAGAGGTGTGGATGCATCGTGAGGACATGTACATCGTGGTCACCACGCAGTGCCCCATACTTCCAGACGTCCTGGGAGCGCTCCCGCTGCACGTGAATGGCAAGGCGGCTGGGACCCTGGCCGCTGCTGCCGAGCCTGATGCATCTGCTGAGCCAGTGGTCTCAATCGGATGCCCGGGAAACGAGGAGTGGACGGTCAGCGCCACGGATTGGCCGCCGGCTGACACAGAAGGAGAGGTGGAGACATGA
- a CDS encoding Rv3654c family TadE-like protein, producing the protein MNGCAKLDGVERDGVRPDGVEQDPGGSDRAGSDGAGSDRAVSTCMKSDAGSGTMLGVVLIMGVAVCLTALTLVGNALVVSAQARSAADMAALAAAGAYQAGEKEPCRAAVDNAAKVDATVLECRIVDEDALVSVLRRLLLTSLPPVEQRSRAGPEFCDELRQ; encoded by the coding sequence ATGAACGGCTGCGCGAAGCTGGATGGTGTCGAGCGCGATGGTGTTCGACCCGATGGTGTCGAGCAAGACCCTGGAGGTTCGGACCGTGCCGGTTCGGACGGTGCCGGTTCGGACCGTGCCGTGAGCACTTGCATGAAGAGCGATGCCGGTTCGGGCACGATGCTCGGCGTCGTGTTGATTATGGGCGTCGCCGTGTGCCTGACCGCCCTGACGCTGGTCGGCAATGCTCTGGTGGTGTCGGCTCAGGCTCGTTCGGCTGCCGACATGGCCGCTCTCGCGGCTGCCGGCGCATATCAGGCAGGAGAGAAGGAGCCCTGCCGCGCCGCGGTCGACAATGCGGCCAAAGTTGACGCGACGGTTCTGGAATGTCGAATCGTGGACGAGGACGCCCTGGTCTCGGTGTTACGCAGATTGCTGCTGACGTCTCTGCCTCCTGTCGAGCAACGTTCCCGTGCCGGGCCCGAGTTCTGCGACGAGCTTCGGCAATAA
- the recR gene encoding recombination mediator RecR has protein sequence MALAYDGAIQDLIDGFAKLPGIGPKGAQRIAFYLLGADMQEAQELADAIVTVKVKVRFCEICGNVCESSPCPICEDPRRDRSVICVVEEPKDVMSIERTREFKGLYQVLGGAINPMANVGPADLKIAQLLKRLKDDEVTEVILALDPNIEGEATTTYLSRLLGPLDLKVTRLASGLPVGSDLEYADEITLGRALAGRRTV, from the coding sequence ATGGCTTTGGCGTACGACGGTGCGATTCAGGATCTGATCGACGGTTTCGCGAAATTGCCGGGAATCGGCCCCAAAGGCGCTCAACGCATAGCCTTCTATCTGCTTGGGGCGGATATGCAGGAGGCACAGGAGCTGGCCGATGCCATAGTCACCGTGAAGGTGAAGGTCAGGTTCTGCGAGATATGCGGCAATGTGTGCGAAAGCAGCCCCTGCCCGATCTGCGAGGACCCGCGGCGTGACCGAAGCGTGATATGCGTTGTGGAGGAGCCCAAGGATGTTATGAGCATCGAACGAACGCGTGAGTTCAAAGGCCTGTATCAGGTGCTCGGAGGTGCCATCAATCCGATGGCGAACGTCGGTCCTGCAGACCTGAAGATCGCCCAGCTGCTCAAGCGGTTGAAGGACGATGAGGTTACCGAGGTGATTCTTGCGCTTGACCCCAATATCGAGGGGGAGGCCACGACCACCTATCTGAGCCGGCTGCTCGGGCCGCTGGATTTGAAGGTCACGCGTCTGGCGAGCGGATTGCCGGTCGGCAGCGATCTGGAATATGCGGATGAAATCACCCTGGGGCGTGCTCTCGCAGGGCGTCGCACGGTGTGA
- a CDS encoding aspartate kinase — protein sequence MALIVQKYGGSSVADSDSIKRVAKRIIATKKAGNDVAVVVSAMGDTTDDLIDQALDMDSNPPAREMDMLMTAGERISMSLLAMAIHAQGDKAHSFTGSQAGFMTDARYGAAHIRAVHPHRVAEALGNGEVGIVAGFQGVNPDGDATTLGRGGSDTSAVALAVALHADVCEIYTDVDGVFTADPRIVPTARRIPVISYEEMMEMAASGSKILALRCVEYAQRFHMPIHVRSSFSHRSGTLIIPQGMNPGIVPNYS from the coding sequence GTGGCCCTTATCGTTCAGAAATACGGCGGATCATCCGTCGCGGATTCAGATTCCATCAAGCGCGTTGCGAAGCGCATCATTGCGACCAAAAAAGCGGGCAACGATGTCGCCGTCGTGGTTTCTGCCATGGGGGATACCACCGATGACCTGATCGATCAGGCTTTGGATATGGATTCCAATCCACCTGCACGTGAGATGGATATGCTGATGACCGCCGGTGAGCGTATTTCCATGAGCCTTCTGGCGATGGCCATTCACGCGCAAGGCGACAAGGCGCATTCCTTTACGGGTTCCCAGGCCGGGTTCATGACCGATGCAAGGTACGGGGCCGCGCACATCCGAGCGGTGCATCCGCACCGTGTGGCCGAAGCTCTCGGCAATGGCGAAGTCGGCATCGTCGCCGGGTTTCAAGGCGTCAACCCCGATGGGGACGCCACCACACTCGGACGCGGCGGTTCGGACACGTCAGCCGTGGCGCTGGCGGTGGCGTTGCATGCCGACGTCTGCGAGATATACACGGATGTGGACGGTGTGTTCACCGCCGATCCGCGCATAGTCCCCACTGCGAGGAGGATTCCGGTGATCTCCTACGAGGAGATGATGGAGATGGCAGCATCGGGTTCCAAGATTCTGGCATTGAGATGCGTGGAGTATGCGCAGCGCTTCCACATGCCGATTCATGTGCGCAGCTCCTTTTCTCACCGCTCGGGAACGCTGATCATTCCACAGGGAATGAATCCCGGTATCGTGCCAAACTATTCGTAA
- a CDS encoding ACT domain-containing protein → MNNNDENKSMGELFPDLNGPESPVISGVAHDSSEAQVTLRAVPDLPGVAAQLFTILAEGGINIDMIVQAGAATGTADISFTMPQAQTDAVETLMESQAKPLGYDSVEVNTHVGKVTLVGVGMKTHSGITATFFKALSAKNINVLMISTSEIRISAMVPLEDLDDAVRAIHTAFNLDAEQIEAVVYGGTGR, encoded by the coding sequence ATGAACAATAACGATGAGAACAAATCAATGGGCGAACTGTTCCCGGATCTCAACGGGCCTGAGTCGCCGGTCATCTCAGGTGTGGCTCACGACAGCAGCGAAGCGCAGGTCACCTTGCGCGCCGTCCCCGATCTCCCCGGTGTCGCCGCGCAGTTGTTCACCATTCTCGCCGAAGGCGGCATCAACATCGATATGATCGTGCAGGCAGGTGCCGCGACGGGGACGGCCGACATCTCATTCACCATGCCGCAGGCGCAGACGGATGCGGTGGAGACGCTGATGGAATCTCAGGCGAAGCCGCTGGGCTACGACAGCGTCGAGGTGAACACCCATGTGGGCAAGGTGACTCTGGTGGGGGTGGGCATGAAAACCCACTCGGGCATCACGGCCACCTTCTTCAAGGCTCTGAGTGCGAAGAACATCAATGTGCTGATGATTTCCACCTCGGAGATCCGCATCTCGGCGATGGTGCCTTTGGAAGATCTGGACGATGCGGTGAGGGCGATTCACACCGCGTTTAATCTGGATGCTGAACAGATCGAAGCTGTTGTATATGGAGGGACGGGACGCTGA
- a CDS encoding aspartate-semialdehyde dehydrogenase: protein MARIHDHGVNVAVLGATGQVGMVMRRILAERDFPVKDLRFIASSHSAGQNLRWEGHDITVEDVEHADLRDIDIAIFSAGGGTSKLWAPRFAAEGAYVVDNSSQWRMHDDVPLVVAEVNPEDVDDVPGRIIANPNCTTMACMPVLKPLADAFGLKRLIVSSYQAVSGAGRAGVLQLKNEAQAALDQGADKLVFDGSSIEFPEPTKVVKTIAFDAVPFIGSIVDDGSEETDEEQKLRNESRKILHLPNLAASCTCVRVGVFTAHGMSLNAEFDKAVTPDQARELLRQAPGVALSDIPTPLQAAGKDDSFVGRIRQDQAVEDNKGLALFVANDNLRKGAALNAIEIAEVLVRKHFADR from the coding sequence ATGGCGAGAATACATGATCACGGTGTGAATGTTGCGGTTCTGGGAGCCACCGGACAGGTCGGCATGGTGATGCGCCGCATTCTGGCCGAGCGCGATTTTCCTGTCAAGGACCTGCGTTTCATCGCCTCATCGCATTCGGCAGGGCAGAATCTGCGTTGGGAAGGCCATGACATCACTGTGGAGGATGTCGAGCATGCGGATCTGCGCGATATCGACATCGCGATATTCTCCGCAGGTGGCGGCACCTCGAAACTGTGGGCTCCGCGCTTCGCCGCGGAAGGCGCCTATGTGGTTGACAACTCATCGCAATGGCGCATGCACGACGATGTACCTCTGGTGGTGGCGGAGGTCAATCCCGAGGATGTTGACGATGTGCCGGGAAGAATTATCGCGAACCCCAACTGCACGACGATGGCATGCATGCCGGTGCTGAAGCCGCTGGCGGATGCCTTCGGTCTCAAGAGGCTTATCGTGTCTTCATATCAGGCGGTTTCCGGTGCAGGGCGCGCCGGAGTACTGCAGCTCAAGAACGAGGCCCAGGCGGCTCTCGACCAAGGTGCGGACAAGCTGGTTTTCGACGGCTCATCCATCGAGTTCCCCGAACCGACCAAGGTCGTGAAGACCATAGCCTTCGATGCCGTGCCATTCATCGGGTCAATTGTCGATGACGGCAGCGAGGAAACCGACGAAGAGCAGAAACTACGCAACGAAAGCCGCAAGATACTGCACCTGCCCAATCTCGCCGCATCCTGCACCTGCGTGCGGGTGGGAGTGTTCACCGCGCACGGCATGAGTCTGAATGCCGAGTTCGACAAGGCGGTCACGCCGGATCAGGCGCGCGAACTGCTGAGGCAGGCTCCCGGCGTCGCACTCAGCGACATTCCGACGCCTCTGCAGGCTGCGGGCAAGGACGACAGCTTCGTCGGGCGCATCCGTCAGGATCAGGCGGTCGAGGACAACAAGGGGCTGGCCCTTTTCGTGGCCAATGACAATCTGCGCAAGGGCGCTGCCCTGAATGCCATCGAAATCGCCGAAGTACTGGTGCGCAAACACTTTGCCGATAGGTGA
- a CDS encoding DUF5701 family protein, which produces MSKASQEAQRQLDRIVALGYPDVADISAASFRALAKPLIQALERHDLGESILLVPTRELVSPESLISRTSINRMAGFTTMPPRDIISFLPQDGFEPPEGPFYLVIEPHTGTAYVNREPDVARKLIDSDDRLPLTLEEGLAIATQHPEWLREKNGFNLLGSRSADGRVPSIWMSQNAPRLGSVWPNSKHTWLGNAYCRARRGISLFH; this is translated from the coding sequence ATGTCGAAGGCATCACAGGAAGCGCAGCGTCAGTTGGACCGAATCGTGGCCTTGGGGTACCCGGATGTGGCCGATATCAGCGCCGCCTCCTTCCGCGCCCTGGCCAAGCCCCTGATTCAGGCTCTGGAACGGCATGACCTCGGGGAGTCGATTCTGCTCGTCCCGACACGAGAACTGGTTTCTCCCGAATCTCTGATCTCACGAACCAGCATCAACCGCATGGCCGGATTCACCACCATGCCGCCGCGAGATATCATCAGCTTCCTGCCTCAGGATGGTTTCGAGCCGCCGGAAGGGCCCTTCTATCTGGTTATCGAGCCGCATACCGGGACTGCATACGTCAACAGGGAACCTGACGTCGCCAGAAAGCTCATCGATTCAGATGACCGTCTGCCGCTGACCCTTGAGGAAGGATTGGCCATAGCTACGCAGCACCCTGAATGGCTGCGTGAGAAGAATGGTTTCAATCTGCTCGGTTCCCGAAGCGCCGATGGGCGCGTGCCGAGCATCTGGATGAGTCAGAACGCCCCGAGGCTGGGGTCGGTCTGGCCGAATTCCAAGCATACCTGGCTGGGCAACGCGTACTGCCGTGCCCGACGAGGCATCAGTCTGTTCCACTGA